The Crocinitomicaceae bacterium genome includes a region encoding these proteins:
- the gwsG gene encoding grasp-with-spasm system ATP-grasp peptide maturase produces MPQVILIISENIDISTDIVMDWIDHFGGIAIRVNPDTRFAFKKLVIDYKGVNSLSFEVNHLEYRGDDIAAFWYRRGFIPMNIPDIPLETLSESICTTVKDHLSRELESLHQTISSILKNKRSIGRSDNQLNKLCVLLLAKSVGIDIPRTWIVTDKKDVRQILDEGNSVITKSIVDNLSIVKNMGINSSLWVTYTEDLIGHDLQGNDSCFPSLVQEKLHKSFEIRIFFLNSVCYSMAIFSQLDNQTSTDFRKYNSVKPNRTVPFTLPVDVSDKLIKLMSSLNLNTGSIDMVYTTDGSYVFLEVNPVGQFGMVSEPCNYKLEKIIAKYLVCNE; encoded by the coding sequence ATGCCTCAAGTGATATTAATAATCAGTGAGAATATTGACATTTCGACTGATATTGTGATGGACTGGATTGACCATTTTGGTGGAATCGCTATTAGAGTTAATCCTGATACTAGGTTCGCATTTAAAAAACTTGTGATAGACTATAAGGGAGTTAACTCCTTAAGTTTTGAGGTTAACCACCTTGAATACCGTGGGGACGACATAGCAGCATTTTGGTATCGCCGGGGTTTTATACCCATGAATATACCGGACATCCCATTGGAAACATTAAGCGAATCCATTTGTACTACTGTCAAGGATCATTTGAGTCGAGAACTTGAATCACTGCACCAGACAATATCTTCAATTTTAAAAAATAAAAGATCAATTGGTAGAAGTGATAATCAATTGAACAAACTATGTGTACTTCTTTTGGCTAAATCTGTTGGAATTGATATTCCGCGTACTTGGATTGTTACAGACAAAAAAGACGTACGTCAAATACTAGATGAAGGAAATTCTGTTATAACAAAGTCTATCGTTGACAACTTATCAATTGTGAAAAATATGGGAATAAATTCTTCATTGTGGGTAACCTATACAGAGGATTTGATAGGCCATGATTTACAGGGCAATGATTCTTGTTTCCCTTCTCTTGTTCAGGAAAAATTGCACAAAAGCTTCGAAATTAGGATATTCTTCCTGAATTCTGTTTGTTACTCTATGGCAATTTTTTCTCAACTGGATAACCAGACCAGTACGGATTTTAGAAAGTATAATTCCGTAAAACCGAACCGAACAGTGCCATTTACGTTACCTGTTGATGTTTCAGACAAATTGATTAAGTTGATGTCATCACTCAATCTGAATACAGGATCTATTGACATGGTATATACAACTGACGGAAGCTATGTCTTTCTAGAAGTTAATCCAGTAGGTCAATTTGGTATGGTTTCCGAACCATGCAACTATAAACTTGAAAAAATAATAGCTAAATATCTTGTATGTAATGAGTAA
- the gwsS gene encoding grasp-with-spasm system SPASM domain peptide maturase — translation MEKFRLFASCLPVKGFRRSVICDIQRSKIKFIPNIIFDLLIKNDGYSKDQILALNDVDNHQEIEEWLNYLVENEYAYWCTNPELFPKLNLDWESPELINNSIIDADGSSNHNYEDIFKQLDTLGCKHLQLRFFYSINYQDLIDKLRFLDNSRINTIEIIIKYSDNFSIDYLENIARSITRINNIIVHSSPKFERITEFSGNNSCSIKFITDLIDSHIHCGNISKEYFVLDQNLFLESQNFNSCLNKKISIDVNGDIKNCPSMISVYGNVKSTRLYDSIMTPGFQQIWKINKDQITICKDCEFRYICTDCRAFLSSDNSLDKPKKCSYNPYLAIWEDGIQSL, via the coding sequence ATGGAAAAATTCAGACTATTTGCCTCCTGTTTACCGGTTAAGGGATTTAGAAGAAGCGTTATTTGCGACATACAACGATCAAAAATAAAGTTTATCCCAAATATTATTTTTGATCTTTTGATTAAGAATGATGGATATTCTAAAGATCAAATTCTTGCATTAAACGACGTTGACAATCATCAGGAAATTGAAGAGTGGCTAAATTACTTAGTCGAAAATGAATACGCCTACTGGTGTACAAATCCTGAACTTTTTCCAAAGCTAAACCTAGATTGGGAAAGTCCTGAGCTAATAAATAACTCCATTATAGATGCTGACGGTTCATCAAATCATAATTATGAAGATATATTTAAACAACTTGATACTCTTGGATGCAAACATTTGCAATTACGTTTTTTTTACTCTATTAATTACCAGGATCTGATAGACAAATTGAGATTTTTGGACAATAGTCGTATAAATACAATAGAAATAATAATAAAGTATTCCGATAATTTTTCCATTGACTACCTTGAAAATATAGCTAGATCGATTACCAGAATAAATAACATTATTGTTCATTCTTCACCAAAATTTGAAAGGATTACAGAATTTTCAGGTAATAATTCGTGTTCAATTAAATTTATAACTGACCTCATCGATTCTCATATTCACTGCGGAAACATCAGCAAGGAATATTTTGTTCTTGATCAAAATCTATTTCTCGAATCTCAAAATTTTAACTCATGCTTAAATAAAAAAATATCTATCGATGTTAACGGTGATATTAAAAATTGTCCATCCATGATATCAGTGTACGGCAACGTAAAGTCAACAAGATTGTATGATAGCATAATGACACCGGGGTTTCAACAGATATGGAAAATAAATAAAGATCAAATTACTATTTGCAAAGACTGCGAATTTAGGTACATTTGCACAGATTGCAGAGCATTTTTAAGTAGCGATAATTCCCTTGATAAACCTAAAAAATGCTCTTATAATCCTTATTTGGCTATTTGGGAAGATGGCATCCAAAGTCTCTAA
- a CDS encoding aldehyde dehydrogenase family protein, whose protein sequence is MIQIKSPYNHELLAEFEPECYADAEKSLEIAHQFRLKNPQGLPIAERITILKKLASLVESKHEELATLACHEGGKPISDSRVEISRAINGINLCIDWLSQLHDEEIVMNINAASKNRKAITRREPIGLVFAISAFNHPVNLIVHQAVTAFAAGCPVLVKPDLRTPISCIQLIELMHASGVPKESCQVVLCDNSVAEKLACDNRVHFLNFIGSAKVGWYLKSKLPAGTRCALEHGGLAPAILLHDAPIEHAVTALAKGAFYHAGQVCVSTQRIYVHENSSKEFLQKFVARAKSFKTGDPMLNETEAGPIISVTELERIDAWVKEAVNEGAELLCGGNKIGDTCYEPTILVNPTIKSKVSTTEIFGPVVCVYTYNDIDDAIAQSNETRYHFQAAVFGKDNELIQHVVNKLQASAVMVNDHTAFRVDWMPFGGRDESGLGIGGIKYTLEDYSAQKLVVYQELN, encoded by the coding sequence ATGATACAAATTAAATCACCATATAATCACGAATTACTTGCTGAATTTGAACCTGAATGCTATGCCGATGCAGAAAAATCACTGGAAATAGCGCATCAGTTCCGGCTGAAAAATCCACAAGGTTTGCCTATTGCAGAACGGATTACTATTCTCAAAAAATTAGCGTCTCTGGTTGAATCAAAACACGAAGAATTAGCGACACTTGCTTGTCATGAAGGAGGCAAACCAATTTCTGATTCTCGCGTTGAAATTAGTCGTGCCATCAATGGAATTAATCTCTGCATTGATTGGTTGAGTCAATTGCATGATGAAGAAATTGTAATGAACATCAATGCTGCTTCAAAAAACAGAAAAGCAATTACCAGACGAGAACCTATCGGTTTGGTATTTGCTATCAGTGCATTCAATCATCCGGTTAACTTAATTGTTCATCAAGCGGTCACGGCATTTGCTGCCGGATGTCCGGTATTGGTGAAACCTGATTTGCGCACACCTATTTCATGTATTCAATTAATTGAACTCATGCATGCCAGCGGAGTTCCAAAAGAAAGTTGTCAGGTTGTACTCTGTGATAATTCTGTTGCAGAAAAATTAGCCTGTGATAACAGGGTTCATTTTCTGAATTTTATTGGATCAGCAAAAGTGGGTTGGTATTTAAAATCAAAACTACCGGCCGGTACCCGTTGCGCATTAGAGCATGGTGGATTGGCACCCGCCATATTATTACATGATGCTCCCATTGAGCACGCTGTTACTGCCTTGGCAAAAGGTGCGTTTTATCACGCCGGGCAAGTCTGCGTTTCAACTCAGCGCATTTATGTGCATGAAAATAGTAGTAAAGAATTTCTGCAAAAATTTGTTGCGCGTGCAAAAAGTTTCAAAACCGGTGACCCCATGTTGAATGAAACAGAGGCCGGTCCAATCATCTCAGTGACGGAACTTGAACGCATTGATGCCTGGGTAAAAGAAGCAGTGAATGAAGGTGCAGAACTTTTGTGCGGTGGAAACAAAATAGGTGATACTTGTTATGAGCCAACTATTTTGGTAAATCCAACTATCAAATCAAAAGTTTCAACTACCGAAATTTTTGGTCCCGTGGTTTGTGTTTACACCTACAACGATATTGATGATGCCATTGCTCAATCTAATGAAACAAGATATCATTTTCAGGCAGCAGTGTTTGGTAAAGACAACGAACTGATTCAACATGTAGTAAATAAATTGCAGGCATCAGCAGTTATGGTAAATGATCATACCGCTTTCAGAGTTGATTGGATGCCATTTGGTGGTCGTGATGAATCAGGCTTAGGCATTGGTGGTATTAAATATACGTTGGAAGATTATTCAGCTCAGAAGTTAGTTGTTTATCAGGAGCTAAATTGA
- a CDS encoding helix-hairpin-helix domain-containing protein: MWRILLVIVLFCPLFAVAQPGEDPQKIIERRIEFIGENLENSDLDLTVFMDDFYFFLENPINLNETNFEELSRLHLLSDVQISAIIAYKKKYGNFITLYELSSIAELDREVIDMILPFVKVEPPAAKSLRIKNVFKYGNHEVLTRYERVFETKAGYLDYPDSVLAENPNKQYLGSPDKFYFRYRNQYKDRVSWGITAEKDAGEEFFTGTQKQGFDYYSGHLFLRGVWKFSAIALGDYQINVGQGLTMWSGFALGKTPNVFGARRNAQVLRPYTSVNESLYLRGGAFSFSANHWQLTGFASYKGVDANINAADTLDGIFDDSFSSFQISGYHRTVGEIEDKNKVHEFITGGELAWAGDHFRIGLAGVFTHYDVPLNASFKPYTQYKFNSDQLFTGGLNYRLFWRKMSFFGEFSMSDNLKPATLNGLIWHADSRLDLMLIHRYYDREFQSIYASGFGESSDNTAEQGIYMGAQLRVNKKLTVSAYYDQFEFLWLKWLTDDYSSGRDIFLQMDFTLSRSAKFYIRFKNKLTERNSKTTNEGLHDQVDLQRTSLRFNYEQKITPQLAVQSRIEWVNFRYDGDISNGILLFQDVEYSFLKVPLKLYLRYAIFDSDNYDSRIYAYENDLLYLFSIPSYYYKGARTYIMARYEISKRIDLWIRYGLWMYQNVDDISSGLEQIEGQRKSDIKIQLKIRL; encoded by the coding sequence ATGTGGAGGATACTACTTGTTATCGTTTTGTTTTGCCCGCTATTTGCAGTAGCTCAGCCGGGAGAAGATCCTCAAAAAATAATTGAACGACGAATTGAATTTATCGGTGAAAATCTTGAAAATTCTGATCTTGATCTCACCGTTTTCATGGATGATTTTTATTTTTTTCTTGAGAATCCCATCAATCTGAATGAAACTAATTTTGAAGAACTGAGTCGTTTGCATTTGCTCTCTGATGTGCAAATTTCTGCAATCATTGCGTACAAAAAAAAATACGGGAATTTTATCACTCTTTATGAACTTTCATCAATTGCTGAATTAGATCGTGAAGTCATTGACATGATTCTTCCTTTTGTCAAAGTTGAACCTCCGGCGGCTAAATCATTGCGCATTAAAAATGTATTCAAATACGGAAATCATGAAGTGTTAACGCGCTATGAGCGTGTATTTGAAACCAAAGCCGGATATTTGGATTACCCTGATAGCGTGTTGGCAGAAAATCCGAACAAACAATATTTGGGCAGCCCTGATAAATTTTATTTTAGATATCGCAATCAATATAAAGATCGCGTGAGTTGGGGAATAACGGCTGAAAAAGATGCGGGTGAAGAATTTTTTACAGGCACACAAAAACAAGGATTTGATTATTATTCAGGACATCTTTTTTTGAGAGGAGTATGGAAATTTTCAGCCATTGCTTTAGGTGATTATCAGATTAATGTAGGACAAGGACTTACCATGTGGTCTGGTTTTGCACTGGGTAAAACACCCAACGTATTTGGTGCAAGACGCAACGCTCAGGTGCTAAGACCATACACTTCAGTGAATGAAAGTTTATATCTGCGTGGCGGAGCTTTCTCGTTTTCAGCAAATCATTGGCAATTAACCGGCTTTGCTTCATACAAAGGAGTTGATGCCAATATCAATGCCGCTGATACCTTGGATGGAATTTTTGATGATAGTTTTTCATCTTTTCAAATTTCAGGTTATCACCGAACTGTTGGTGAAATTGAAGATAAAAATAAAGTACATGAATTTATTACAGGGGGAGAACTTGCCTGGGCAGGAGATCATTTCAGAATTGGATTAGCCGGTGTTTTCACGCATTATGACGTGCCGCTCAATGCAAGTTTTAAGCCATACACACAGTATAAATTCAACAGTGATCAATTATTTACCGGAGGTTTAAACTATCGTTTGTTCTGGAGAAAAATGAGCTTTTTCGGCGAGTTTTCCATGAGTGATAATTTGAAACCGGCAACGCTGAACGGTCTTATTTGGCATGCTGATTCACGCCTTGATCTCATGCTTATTCATCGGTATTATGATCGTGAATTTCAATCTATTTATGCATCTGGTTTTGGAGAATCATCAGACAATACAGCTGAACAAGGAATATACATGGGTGCGCAATTGCGCGTGAATAAAAAATTAACCGTAAGTGCGTATTATGATCAGTTTGAATTTCTTTGGCTCAAGTGGTTGACTGATGATTATTCTTCAGGCAGAGATATCTTTTTGCAAATGGATTTCACCTTGAGTAGAAGTGCTAAATTTTATATCCGTTTTAAAAATAAATTGACTGAACGCAACAGCAAAACAACCAATGAAGGATTGCATGATCAGGTTGATCTGCAACGAACTTCTTTACGCTTTAATTACGAGCAAAAAATAACTCCGCAATTGGCTGTACAGTCTCGTATTGAATGGGTGAATTTCAGGTATGATGGCGATATAAGTAACGGCATTCTTTTGTTTCAGGATGTTGAATATTCATTTCTAAAAGTTCCGTTGAAATTATATCTGCGCTATGCAATTTTTGATTCTGATAATTATGATTCTCGAATTTATGCGTACGAAAATGATTTGTTGTATCTCTTCAGCATTCCCTCATACTATTACAAAGGAGCGCGTACCTATATTATGGCGCGTTATGAAATTTCCAAACGAATAGATTTGTGGATTCGTTATGGTTTGTGGATGTACCAGAATGTGGATGATATTTCATCAGGTTTAGAACAAATAGAAGGTCAGAGAAAATCTGATATAAAAATTCAGCTTAAAATCAGGTTGTGA
- a CDS encoding translation initiation factor, translating to MAKKDKKRVDVVYSTNPDFQFQYGSDEEADTLPPQQQDLRVQLDKKQRGGKEVTLVTGFIGKTEDLEQLGKTLKQKCGVGGAVKDGEILVQGNQVQKIMDILISMKYRCKKIGG from the coding sequence ATGGCAAAAAAAGATAAAAAAAGAGTTGACGTAGTTTATTCAACCAATCCTGATTTTCAATTTCAATATGGTTCAGATGAAGAAGCGGACACCTTGCCACCACAGCAACAAGACCTTCGTGTACAATTAGATAAAAAACAGCGTGGCGGCAAAGAAGTCACTCTTGTTACAGGCTTCATTGGTAAAACCGAAGACCTGGAACAACTTGGCAAAACACTCAAACAAAAATGTGGAGTTGGTGGCGCAGTAAAAGATGGAGAAATTTTAGTACAAGGAAATCAGGTACAAAAAATCATGGATATTCTGATATCTATGAAATATCGTTGTAAAAAAATTGGCGGTTAA
- a CDS encoding patatin-like phospholipase family protein — protein sequence MLILLWLIMFGFITQNLGMKLGLPYLFLSPEYLGKVNWLSFMILGFSVGGFFMAYHLYSYIMLGPYFPFIATLSRPFYKFCVNNSVIPTIFYITAIWNIYDIQANEELRSTSEIIVNLISYTGGIILFIAISVYYFFKTNVDFQKMRFNKKKNLHATAGTLFTKRNYWFESHDIHTYQPSYYFSSLIKVHFAREAKHYDRHILREVFKQNHLNASFFEVAMIISFLMLGIFQDFGPVQIPSGASAVLLFTVFLMVITIFYSWFRGWALTVIVLFALLLNFISSTTGFLQPKNFAYGLSYANKAEYTLESLTKLQFDTVQLESDTRHQEAILERWYSKASASQNKVKPKLVIVNCSGGGLRSAMWTTYVLQQLDKKSNGEFFHNVHMITGASGGMIGASYYRELYYQSKTDTTLQLTDSVYLDKISRDLLNSVAFNLASHDIFLRFKKKKIDGKTYLMDRGYAFEQQLNFNTDSVLDKPFDAYVMPEFLAEIPQMIFTPTIINDGRRMVIATQPMAFLNGTAFNTKSTGPENIEYIKLFEDNQAFRTRFTSILRMNSTFPYVLPMVSMPTAPEVQVMDAGIRDNYGTKTTVRFIAGIEEWLAEHTSGVIIVEIRDINKDYDLESTEPLNLFQRITKPLGNFYGNFHHSQEYNATELIEGNFGGKVPVETITFILRKDLSELISLSWHLTQREKNDIRQIFKNKYNQSQVTRLFELLNLY from the coding sequence TCCCTATTTGTTTCTTTCGCCTGAGTATCTCGGAAAAGTGAACTGGCTTTCGTTTATGATTTTGGGATTTTCAGTTGGCGGATTTTTTATGGCGTATCATCTCTACAGCTATATTATGCTGGGGCCTTATTTTCCATTTATTGCAACGCTGTCAAGACCTTTCTATAAGTTCTGTGTAAATAATTCAGTCATTCCTACCATATTTTACATCACGGCCATTTGGAATATTTATGATATACAGGCCAATGAAGAGCTGCGTTCTACGTCTGAAATTATTGTCAACTTAATCTCTTATACGGGCGGCATCATCTTGTTTATAGCCATTTCAGTTTATTACTTTTTTAAAACCAATGTAGATTTTCAAAAAATGCGATTTAACAAAAAGAAAAATCTACACGCCACAGCCGGAACGCTATTCACAAAAAGAAATTATTGGTTTGAGTCACATGATATTCACACTTATCAGCCTTCTTATTATTTTTCATCTCTGATAAAGGTTCATTTTGCCAGAGAAGCGAAACATTATGACAGACATATTCTACGCGAAGTTTTCAAACAAAATCACCTCAATGCTTCTTTCTTTGAAGTGGCCATGATCATTTCATTTTTAATGCTGGGTATATTTCAGGATTTTGGTCCCGTTCAAATTCCTTCAGGGGCAAGTGCTGTATTATTGTTCACCGTGTTTCTGATGGTGATTACCATTTTCTATTCTTGGTTCAGAGGCTGGGCACTCACCGTGATAGTTCTTTTTGCTTTATTATTGAATTTCATTTCTTCAACAACCGGATTTTTGCAACCTAAAAATTTTGCCTACGGTTTGAGCTACGCAAACAAGGCTGAATACACCCTGGAATCTCTCACCAAACTTCAATTTGATACGGTTCAGTTAGAGTCTGATACCCGACATCAAGAGGCAATTTTAGAAAGATGGTACAGCAAAGCGAGTGCAAGTCAAAACAAAGTAAAACCCAAATTAGTCATCGTGAACTGTTCAGGTGGTGGCTTGCGTTCAGCCATGTGGACAACTTATGTTTTGCAACAGTTGGATAAAAAATCAAACGGAGAATTTTTTCATAATGTTCACATGATTACCGGTGCATCAGGCGGTATGATTGGCGCATCTTATTATCGTGAACTTTATTATCAGTCAAAAACTGATACTACTTTGCAACTTACTGACTCAGTTTATTTGGATAAAATTTCAAGAGATTTATTAAATAGTGTTGCATTTAATTTAGCCAGTCATGACATCTTTTTGCGATTCAAGAAAAAGAAAATTGATGGTAAAACTTATCTGATGGATCGCGGATACGCATTTGAACAACAATTGAATTTTAATACCGACAGTGTATTAGATAAACCCTTTGATGCCTACGTAATGCCCGAATTTTTGGCTGAAATTCCACAAATGATTTTTACACCAACCATCATCAATGACGGGCGCCGAATGGTGATTGCAACACAACCAATGGCTTTTTTGAACGGCACAGCGTTCAACACTAAATCAACCGGACCTGAAAATATAGAATACATAAAATTGTTTGAAGACAATCAAGCATTCAGAACGCGGTTCACTTCTATTTTGAGAATGAACTCAACCTTCCCTTATGTATTGCCCATGGTTTCTATGCCAACGGCGCCTGAAGTTCAGGTGATGGATGCCGGTATACGCGATAACTACGGTACAAAAACCACGGTGAGATTTATTGCAGGAATTGAAGAATGGCTGGCTGAACATACCAGCGGGGTTATTATTGTTGAAATCAGAGATATTAATAAAGACTATGATCTTGAAAGCACTGAACCACTCAACTTATTTCAGCGCATCACCAAACCGCTTGGCAATTTTTATGGAAACTTTCACCACTCACAAGAATACAATGCAACAGAATTAATTGAAGGAAATTTTGGTGGCAAAGTACCCGTTGAAACCATTACGTTTATTCTCAGAAAAGATTTGTCTGAACTCATTTCACTTAGTTGGCATTTGACGCAGCGAGAAAAAAACGATATCAGACAAATTTTCAAAAACAAGTACAACCAGTCACAAGTTACACGCTTGTTTGAATTACTCAATCTGTATTAA